The sequence GGATTCGTGGGCCGTTCCACCTTGCACAAACTTTGCGGGCGCTAGTGCCGGCATGTTAGTAAGAATTGGCCAGTGGTCATTGTACAAATTGAAAATCGGATGTACCGAAACCAAGTCCATATGCGCCTCATGATAGGCATCCAAAGTTCCAACATCTCGCCAATACCCTCGATCGCGAGCAGTTGCTCCAGGCACTTCGTTTAACGCAAAATCATAAACTGCAGCTTCGCCAGCTGCTGTCATCATCGGAATGATGTTCGTTCCCATGTCATGAATTGAATTGTCGTCTGCTGCATCCTTTTGCAGGGCAGCGATCAAAGCATCAGTATTAAAAATGTAGTTTCCCATTGATGCATATGACTCTTCTGGCGAGCCCGGAATAGTTGGTGGGTTAGCCGGCTTCTCATGGAATTTTGTGATTCGGGTTCCAGATTCATCGGTTTCAATTACCCCAAATTCAGTTGCAGATTCTTTCGGCACCCGGATTCCGGCAACTGTCACACTTGCCCCTGATTCAATGTGTTTCTCTAGCATTTGAGACGCATCCATGCGATAGACGTGATCCGCGCCAAAAACCAAAATGTAATCAGGAAGTGAATCGTAAACCAAGTTCAAACTTTGGAAAATTGCATCGGCTGATCCTGTGTACCAGCGCGGTCCAAGTCGTTGCTGCGCTGGAACAGATGTAACAAAGTCCCCCAGTAGCGCACCCACTTGCCAAGATGTAGTTATGTGTCGATCTAGTGAATGGGACTTGTACTGTGTAAGTACACAAATTCTCAAGAAGCCGGCATTTACCAGATTTGAGAGTACAAAATCGATTAGCCGATATGAGCCGCCAAATGGAACTGCAGGCTTCGCTCGATCTGCTGTTAGTGGCATCAGGCGCTTGCCCTCGCCACCGGCGAGAACCATACAGAGGACATTATTGCGTCTGCGCACAGCCCTAGCCTATCCATAGGTCTAGGCTTACAGTGTGCGGATATCCATAGTTACGCGAGAATGGCCACCAGACATTTACGGTGGGGCTGGGGTGCATGTTGAGCACCTTGTTCATGAACTACGCAAACTTATTGAGGTAGCAGTTCATTGTTTCGGCGATCCAAAGCCAGGTGCCACTGCTTATTCGCTTCCGGTTAATTTGACCCAAGCCAACCCGGCAATCCAAACCTTAGGAATAAACCTTGAAATGCTTGGAGATTTTGCGGATTCACAGGTAATTCACACCCACACCTGGTACGCAAATATGGCCGGACACCTCGGCGGTCTGCTGCATGGACGGCCGCACATTATTACGGCGCACTCGCTAGAGCCAAGGCGGCCATGGAAAGCGGAGCAACTGGGCGGCGGTTACCAGATTTCATCTTGGGTCGAGCGAACATCTTATAACTCTGCGGATGTGGTCATCGCAGTTAGCAACGGAATGCGCAAGGACATCCTGGCTTGCTACCCCGAACTGGATCCAGCCAAGGTAAAAGTGGTTTACAACGGCATTGATACCCAAGCAATCAAAAAAGTGACGGATTCAACCGCATTAGCCAAGTACGGGATTGATTACCAGCGTCCATATGTACTATTTGTCGGACGCATCACGCGACAAAAGGGAATTATGCACTTGCTGCGAGCAGCCGAACAATTGCCTAACGAGGTAGCACTAGTTATTTGTGCCTCTTCACCTGATACCCCAGAACTTGGTGCAGAAGTATCGGCGCAAATAAGCAAACTTGCAGAAACTAGAACGGGTGTACATTGGCTAAAAGAGCAGCTACCCCGACCAGAACTTATTGAAGTACTTTCACATGCTTCGGTTTTTGCTTGTCCCTCTATTTATGAACCGCTGGGAATTGTCAATCTTGAGGCTATGGCTTGTGAGGTTCCGGTTGTTGCCAGCGATGTCGGTGGCATCCCTGAAGTTGTAATTGATGGAACTACAGGTCTATTAGTTCACTATGACGAGTCTGACATAGAAAAATTTGAGAATGATTTTGCTAGCGCTCTAATAAAAGTGATTTCGGATAGCAGTCTTGCAACACAGATGGGAACAGCTGGTCGGCTGCGTGCTGTAACTGATTTTGGTTGGGACAAAATTGCTAGGCAAACGATTGAAATTTATCAAAGCGTCCAACATTAAATAATGTTAATAACCGCCTCGAATAGGCCTGGCTAGTAAATTCCGAATTACTGAAAACGCTTTCCAGTAAGCGTCTCATAGGCTTGAACATATCGATTACGAGTTTTCTCAACCACATCTGCTGGTAATGCTGGTGGGACTTCGCCAGAGTTCTTGTCCCAGCCTGAATCCGCAGATAGCAACCAGTCACGGACGAACTGTTTATCGTAAGACGGTTGCGAGTTTCCGGGCGCCCATTGATCAGCAGGCCAGAACCTTGATGAGTCCGGAGTTAGCACCTCATCGGCCAGTACGATTCGATTTTTGTTTGATCCTTTCATGCCGAGCCCAAACTCGAATTTCGTATCCGCCAAAATGATGCCCCGCTTAACGGCAATCTCGGAGGCCGATTGATAAACGTTCATTGTTATCCGTCGGAGCTGTTGCGCCTCTTCTTGGCCGATGGCAGTCATCACTTCGTCGAAAGTCACATTCTCGTCATGATCTCCTACTGCTGCTTTTGTGGCAGGTGTAAAGATGGGCTTGGGCAGTCGAGAACCATCTACAAGCCCGGGTGGCAATCCGACACCGCAAATTGACCCTGAGTTTTTGTAGTCTAGGAGCCCAGATCCAGTTAAATAACCTCGAGCAACACATTCAATCGGGAACATCTCGAGGGGTTCGCAAATTGTTGCCCGGCCATTGACTGAAAAGGGCACGTTGGTCGAAATTATGTGATTGGGCACGATGTCTTCAAGTCGATCGAACCACCAAAGCGACATCGCTGTCAGAATTCGTCCTTTATCCGGAATGGTCGTTGGTAGTACGTAATCAAAAGCTGAAATTCGATCTGATGCGACAAATAATAATTTGCCATCAGGAGTTTCATATAGATCGCGAACTTTTCCGGAGTAAATATGTTGATACTCCGCGGGTAGCTCATAATCTTGAGCGATGTTGGTCACAGAATTGGCTCCGGTCGATAGTTTGCTGCCTCAGAATCAGTAATTATGACCATCGTCGAGCTGCGAACTAATGAAGAAATTTGTTCGCGGGCAGCACCAGTGAATTCAAGTGGATTATTTAGTAATGACTCCAACTCCAACACATCTAGACCTAGTCGGCCATCTTGGGCTAGCCGGGCTAATAAATCGTTGCCATCACCGCCCGCAGGGCCTCGCATTTCTAGGGCTACTTGTACTGCATGTTCTTTAATTACTTCGTGCGCGGTTTCGCGCCCGACACCTTTGCGAACGGCAGCCATCAAAATTTTTGTTGTCGCTAGGAATGGCAGGTAACGTTGCAGTTCACGTTCAATAACTGCCGGGAAAGCGCCAAACTCCTGCAGGACGGTAAGCATGGTTTCCAATAAACCATCAAGGGCAAAGAATGCATCAGGCAAAGCCACGCGTCTGACTACTGAGCAGGAGACATCGCCTTCATTCCACTGCGACCCCGCAAGCTCTCCGGTCATACTCGCATAGCCGCGCAAAATTACCGCAAAACCGTTCACTCGCTCGCAGGAGCGCGTGTTCATCTTGTGTGGCATCGCACTAGAACCTACTTGACCCTCCTTGAACCCCTCTGTCACTAACTCATGGCCAGCCATCAATCTAATGGTCAGCGCCAAACTGCTCGGGCCAGCGGCTAGTTGAACTAACGCTGAGATGGTGTCATAGTCCAGTGAGCGTGGATAAATCTGACCAACGCTGGTCAGAACATTTGCAAAACCGAGGTGCTTTGCAACATTGACTTCCAGCTCATCTAGTTTGCGAACGTCGCCATCTAGTAGATCAAGCATGTCTTGTGCCGTACCGACCGGACCTTTAATGCCACGAAGTGGATAGCGCTTAATCAACTCATCCAGTCGAGCAATTGCAATAAGTAGTTCATCGGCTGCCGATGCAAAACGTTTTCCCAAAGTTGTAGTTTGTGCAGCCACATTATGACTACGGCCGGTAAGCGCTACATCGCAGTATCGAACTGAAAGCTCGGTAAGAACCGCAAGCGTCGCAACGGCCTTAAATCTTATTAACTTTAACGATTGCATAATTTGTAACTGCTCGACATTTTCAGTCAGGTCTCGACTGGTCATTCCTTTATGAATGTGTTCGTGACCAGCAAGAGCACAGAACTCTTCAATGCGCGCTTTCACATCGTGACGCGAAACTTTTTCACGTAGAGCAATGGAGTCAAGGTCAACTTGTGAAATAACTTTTTGGTAGTCCCCAATCACACCATTGGGAACCTCTATGCCTAAAGATTTTTGCGCTTGAAGGACAGCAATCCATAATTGGCGTTCGGCAATTATCTTGTTGGTCGGAGACCAAATAGTTGCCATCTGGGTAGATGCATACCGGTTGGCTAATACATTTGGAATTTTCGGTTTTGTCATGGCACTTTAATCTCTCCCTGTTGCGCTTTCAATGCGATATCACTGCGGTGGTGACTGCCAAAGTAGTCAATTTCTGCTACTGCTGCATAAGCCTTTTCTCGCGCACTTTGCAAATTCTCGCCAGTACTTGTAACACAAAGAACCCGACCACCACTGACCTGAATTTTCGAATCAATTAATTTCGTTCCCGCATGGAATACAACAGCATCATGCTTTGCCACGCTTTCAAGGCCAGAAATTTCCGCTCCTGTTTGTGGATTGTCTGGATAACCTTGTGCTGCTAGCACAACCGTGATAGCTGACTCATCTGACCATTCAAGTGATTCAATTTGGTCCAGTGTTCCGGTTGCTGCAGCAAATAGTAACTCGCTCAGTGATGACTTTAATCTTGCTAGTACGACTTGGGTCTCTGGATCTCCGAATCGCGCATTGAACTCGATTACTTTAATTCCTTTTGGCGTTAGAACTAAGCCCGCATAAAGCAGTCCAGAAAATGGGATTCCGCGTTTTGCCATTTCAGTGATTGTTGGTTGAAGTACTTTTTCCAAAGTTTGTTCTACTAAATCTGCTGGGGCCCAATCAAGTGGTGAGTATGCTCCCATGCCACCAGTATTCGGGCCCTCGTCATTATCTAACGCTCGCTTGAAGTCTTGTGCTGGCGACAAGGCCCGTACCGTATTGCCATCGGTTATGCCAAACAAACTTACTTCGGGTCCAGCGAGATATTCCTCAATTACAACGGCACCGGATTGGCGACCTTCGATGCAGGACATCGCATGGAGCAGGGCAATTGCATAATCATCAGTTACTACAACGCCTTTGCCCGCTGCCAAGCCATCTTCCTTCACGACAAACGGAGCGCCAAATTCTGTTAGAGCAGCCTCAACTTGCTCTGCATTAGTACAAACAAATGAATGAGCAGTTGGTACTCCCGCAGCAAACATTACTTCTTTGGCAAATGCTTTGCTTCCCTCAAGTTGGGCTGCTGCTTTATCTGGTCCAAAAACTGCAAATCCTGCTTTTCGCAATTCATCCGCGATGCCTGCAACTAGTGGGGCTTCGGGACCAATTACCACTAGGTCTGCGGATAACTTAGTTGCCAATGCGCGGACTTGGTCTGAATCAAGCACATCAAGTGGGAAAGTTAGGACTTCAAGAGCAATGCCGGCGTTTCCTGGCGCACAAAATACTTCAGTTTCCTCATCCTTATTTAGCGAATGTACGAGTGCATGTTCTCTCGCTCCGCTGCCAATAACGAGGATTTTCACTTTCCCATTTTAGTCGGCAAATAGCCTGCACTCCAATGCAGTTAAAGCTGCAGCAGCATTCGAGTATTGCCAAGAGTATTTGGTTTTACTCGCTCTAGATCAAGGAATTCGGCTACACCTTCATCGCCCGATAGCAGCAACTCGGCGTAAACGCTGGCATCAACAGGGGCATCTTCAATTGCAACAAAACCTGCCTTACCGAAGAACTCTGTTTCAAAGGTAAGGCAAAACAATCTGCGTAAGCCTAATGATTTTGCCTGTCCAAGTAAGGCGTCAAGTATCTGAGATCCTATTCCCTTACCTTGCATTTCAGGCTTTACTGCAAGAGTGCGAACTTCGCCTAAGTCTTCCCACATCACGTGCAATGCGCCGCAACCGATAACTTGCCCGTCTATTTCAGCAACAATGAACTCTTGGACATCCTCATAAATGGTCACAGTGTGTTTTGATAGCAGCCTGCGATCTGGAGCATAAGTGTCAATCAAGCCACGAATAGTTAAAACATCACCGGTCCGAGCTGGTCGAATTACTACTGGCACGGTTACTCAGGCTTTACTAACGGAAAGAGAATAGTTTCTCGAATATTCAAGCCCGTTAAGGTCATCAGTAGTCGGTCAATTCCAACACCAATACCCCCCGTAGGTGGCATGCCATATTCAAGCGCCCGCAAGAAGTCTTCATCCAACTGCATCGCCTCTAAATCACCGCCATCTTTTAGCGAGGATTGAGCAACGAGGCGCTCCCGTTGAATGACTGGGTCTACTAATTCGGAATATC comes from Actinomycetota bacterium and encodes:
- the glgC gene encoding glucose-1-phosphate adenylyltransferase, whose amino-acid sequence is MRRRNNVLCMVLAGGEGKRLMPLTADRAKPAVPFGGSYRLIDFVLSNLVNAGFLRICVLTQYKSHSLDRHITTSWQVGALLGDFVTSVPAQQRLGPRWYTGSADAIFQSLNLVYDSLPDYILVFGADHVYRMDASQMLEKHIESGASVTVAGIRVPKESATEFGVIETDESGTRITKFHEKPANPPTIPGSPEESYASMGNYIFNTDALIAALQKDAADDNSIHDMGTNIIPMMTAAGEAAVYDFALNEVPGATARDRGYWRDVGTLDAYHEAHMDLVSVHPIFNLYNDHWPILTNMPALAPAKFVQGGTAHESIVGAGSILAGAHVRNSVVANAVRVDEGAYVDGAVLMPGVRVGRGAVIRNAILDKNIIVPDGAQIGVDLELDRSRYTVSENGIVVLGKGQQVL
- the glgA gene encoding glycogen synthase: MRISIVTREWPPDIYGGAGVHVEHLVHELRKLIEVAVHCFGDPKPGATAYSLPVNLTQANPAIQTLGINLEMLGDFADSQVIHTHTWYANMAGHLGGLLHGRPHIITAHSLEPRRPWKAEQLGGGYQISSWVERTSYNSADVVIAVSNGMRKDILACYPELDPAKVKVVYNGIDTQAIKKVTDSTALAKYGIDYQRPYVLFVGRITRQKGIMHLLRAAEQLPNEVALVICASSPDTPELGAEVSAQISKLAETRTGVHWLKEQLPRPELIEVLSHASVFACPSIYEPLGIVNLEAMACEVPVVASDVGGIPEVVIDGTTGLLVHYDESDIEKFENDFASALIKVISDSSLATQMGTAGRLRAVTDFGWDKIARQTIEIYQSVQH
- a CDS encoding phosphoribosylaminoimidazolesuccinocarboxamide synthase — its product is MTNIAQDYELPAEYQHIYSGKVRDLYETPDGKLLFVASDRISAFDYVLPTTIPDKGRILTAMSLWWFDRLEDIVPNHIISTNVPFSVNGRATICEPLEMFPIECVARGYLTGSGLLDYKNSGSICGVGLPPGLVDGSRLPKPIFTPATKAAVGDHDENVTFDEVMTAIGQEEAQQLRRITMNVYQSASEIAVKRGIILADTKFEFGLGMKGSNKNRIVLADEVLTPDSSRFWPADQWAPGNSQPSYDKQFVRDWLLSADSGWDKNSGEVPPALPADVVEKTRNRYVQAYETLTGKRFQ
- a CDS encoding adenylosuccinate lyase; the encoded protein is MTKPKIPNVLANRYASTQMATIWSPTNKIIAERQLWIAVLQAQKSLGIEVPNGVIGDYQKVISQVDLDSIALREKVSRHDVKARIEEFCALAGHEHIHKGMTSRDLTENVEQLQIMQSLKLIRFKAVATLAVLTELSVRYCDVALTGRSHNVAAQTTTLGKRFASAADELLIAIARLDELIKRYPLRGIKGPVGTAQDMLDLLDGDVRKLDELEVNVAKHLGFANVLTSVGQIYPRSLDYDTISALVQLAAGPSSLALTIRLMAGHELVTEGFKEGQVGSSAMPHKMNTRSCERVNGFAVILRGYASMTGELAGSQWNEGDVSCSVVRRVALPDAFFALDGLLETMLTVLQEFGAFPAVIERELQRYLPFLATTKILMAAVRKGVGRETAHEVIKEHAVQVALEMRGPAGGDGNDLLARLAQDGRLGLDVLELESLLNNPLEFTGAAREQISSLVRSSTMVIITDSEAANYRPEPIL
- the purD gene encoding phosphoribosylamine--glycine ligase, encoding MKILVIGSGAREHALVHSLNKDEETEVFCAPGNAGIALEVLTFPLDVLDSDQVRALATKLSADLVVIGPEAPLVAGIADELRKAGFAVFGPDKAAAQLEGSKAFAKEVMFAAGVPTAHSFVCTNAEQVEAALTEFGAPFVVKEDGLAAGKGVVVTDDYAIALLHAMSCIEGRQSGAVVIEEYLAGPEVSLFGITDGNTVRALSPAQDFKRALDNDEGPNTGGMGAYSPLDWAPADLVEQTLEKVLQPTITEMAKRGIPFSGLLYAGLVLTPKGIKVIEFNARFGDPETQVVLARLKSSLSELLFAAATGTLDQIESLEWSDESAITVVLAAQGYPDNPQTGAEISGLESVAKHDAVVFHAGTKLIDSKIQVSGGRVLCVTSTGENLQSAREKAYAAVAEIDYFGSHHRSDIALKAQQGEIKVP
- a CDS encoding amino-acid N-acetyltransferase, whose product is MPVVIRPARTGDVLTIRGLIDTYAPDRRLLSKHTVTIYEDVQEFIVAEIDGQVIGCGALHVMWEDLGEVRTLAVKPEMQGKGIGSQILDALLGQAKSLGLRRLFCLTFETEFFGKAGFVAIEDAPVDASVYAELLLSGDEGVAEFLDLERVKPNTLGNTRMLLQL